The DNA window TTCAATCCGACCACCCATATTTCTCAGAACAGTGATGATACCCACTCTAGATGGATTGAGACCAATATTACGAATGAGAAGAGGTTCTGCCCCACCGGCACAAAGGCCAAAAACAATATAGAAGGCTGCACTGGAAATATCACCGGGAATCACAAACTTAGCGCCTTCAAAATGATATGGTGGTTTTACAGAAAAATGCACCGGTGAATGATGCTCGATATTCCCGCCTAAAAACCGAATCATATTTTCTGTATGGTCGCGGGACAGTTCGGACTCTCTATACTCAATCGAAATCTCCGAAGCAAGGGCAGCAAGCACGAGTGCACTTTTGATTTGTGCCGAAGCAATAGGACTAGTATAAGAATAATTTTTAAGTTGTTTTCCACTGACAAGAAGAGGAGCCCGATCATTTCCTTCCACGGAAACAATCTCCGCACCCATTTCCCTTAGTGGATTCATGATCCTTGCCATCGGTCGTTTGCAAAGGGAGGCATCTCCCGTAAGAGTGGCTGTGACCCCGGGAAGCCCAGCAAGTAATCCTGCAGAAAGCCTGATTCCCGTCCCTGCATTTCCAAAATCCAGAACGGAGGCTTGCGATTTTAAGTTGTTTTTCCCAGGACTTAAGACGGAATAACTTCCCTTTCCGATGGATTCGACTGAAAGCCCTAAACTTACAAAACAATTTAACGTATGAAGAGGATCTTCCCCTTCTAAAAAACCATGAATTTCGGATTTTCCTTGGGAGAGTGCACTAAAGAGTACCGACCGATGCGAGATGGACTTATCTCCTGGGACATAAATTTCTTTTTTGGCACTTAATTTGGTTTGGGGCTTCAACATGTTGTATTTTTCTAAAAAGTATTTTGCAATTTGGTGCTTCTTTATTAGGTTTTGACGGAAACCAAAGTTTCGCAAAACGAACAACCAAATGCCTCTAGATACCAGTAAAAATAACCAAAAGATCCCAGTCAATCCAGGTGAAGTCCTTTTCATCGGAGGCAAAGCCTCGACTTCCATGAACATCCTACACGAAGGATCGGTTCGAGTGGAAACCACTTTGGGAGACACAAGCATTGTTCTCTATAGTTTAGAAGGAGCAAACCTCACACCGGGTATCTTTGCTCTCCTTGAAGGGACTCCTTATCCTTATACCATTCGCGCCAAAACATCCTGTGTCATTTCAACCTATGTGATGAACCAACCCAATGCCAAAAAAACTCTCACTTCAAAAGTTTCCGTGGGTGTGATGGCAGTAAGAACTCTACTCAAAGAAATCGGAGAACTCTACAAACGAGTGCTTTCGATCAAAGGTCTCTCTGCAAAGTTTGAACAGACTATGGACAACTTGGGTGCTGTGTATTATATTTTAAACCCTTCCATCTTTTCAGATGTAAGTCCAGGAGCCCTCATCACTCGTGATGAAAATATCATTGATCCTGTAATGAGACTCATCCGAAACAATCTTGCTGGGTTCCAAGAACACGGGGGAATTTTACCAGACAAACCTAGTGTTACTTTTTTAGAAGAAGACCATGGTGAGTTTTTTGAAAGGAACTATAGCGAGGCTGTAGAATGGAACGATGCTGAATTTCATTTCATTCGTAAAATCCTTTCCGTGAATCCAAAAATTTCACAAGCCTTGTTTGAAGCCGACCCAAGTTTGTTACAAAGTGCTGCTGAAAGTTATGTAAAAACCTATCGAGAGTTATTCGAAATTTTAAACAAAGAAACATATGATCTTTCAGAAATGTTGAACTCTATGTTTGCTGGAGAAAACTCTCTCATTGAAAAATTTAATTTAACTTTAGATCTATTCAACACTGGGTATTCCACAATTCCTTCTACTGTGTTGTTACCTGTGACAGAATGGGCGCTCAAAAAATCAAAATCCTTACTCGAAGAATACAAACAAATTTTTGGTTCACCTTTTGCTTCTGTAGGAAACAGTTTAGACAAATTAGAAACTAAACAAGCTGAATTAACTGGTAAATACAGCCACGAACTATCCGCACAAAAAAACAAAGAAGAACTTTCGGCGCAAGGGAATGGAACCATTCATGCAGGAATTGACACAAAAGCTCTCAAAGTAGAACTTCTAAACTCTGCAAGCCAAATCCTAAACTATTCACAAGTAGATCCAGATTCTGTAAAAGAGTTCTCCACCTTGATGGTAAAACTCAAATCCTTTAAAAACCCATTGGACCCCGAACCAGACAATCGTAAAATTAGAAGGACAATTGCAAAAACCTATTGGGAAGTTTATAAAAAATCTTTTACAAAATGGTTACAAGCGGGCAAACAAGCACCCAAAGCCGTTGAACTTATGTTACGTTATGGTTACTTCGATGAAACCCTATTGGATGAGGGACATATCGTTGAACTGGTTAGCAGATTACACCAAGGTGGCGGTAATCCAAGCGCACCAATCCATTACGGAACCGATTGGTTAGAAAGAATTTATTCACGTGAAGCCCCAACTTCTGTAGATGAATTAGGACAAACGTTTTTCGAAAAATTAAAAATGGATCTAAAAGATTCAGGAATCAAATCGGAAAAGGACATCCCACCTGATTATGATACAGGAGAAGCAAGACTTGGTTCTGAAATTTCATCCATGTATGAACCAAACGTTCGTTTGACTTCTGGTAACATTGCCAGCCACTTCCCTATTTTAACAAAATACCATATCACAATTCCTTTAGAGAAATGTTTTGTTTCCAAAGAAGATGTAGAAAAAGCTCTCCAATATATTTTAGGAGTAGATTACACTGCCTTCAATAGAGAAGTCATCTATCGCAACGAAGAGCTTGGGATCAAAAGCGAATTTGTTCAAAGATCCATCATTCCAGACTTTATCTTAGTTCCTTCCATTGGACCAAAAATCATGATGTGGCAGGATCTTTCTATTTTCCGTGGAGCGGGTTCTAAGGAATCGAGAGGCCGTATTTGTATCCCTCACTTCGTAACAGGGGACTTAAAAACCTTTATGTTAGAAGCCATTGCTGCTTTCCGTTGGGAACTTTGTAAAAATATACTTGGTCCAGACTGGAACAACGTAGGAATTCCATCTGTCACGGCAGATTACACGGATTATGTGCAGTTCTACAAAAAGAGTAAAGACCTTTCCCCAGAACTCAAAGAAAAAATCTCTTCCGAATTCAAACGTTTCCGTACTGACCGAGATAAATTTGCTTATGATTATTCTATGTGGATTCGGTATGAAGCAGAAGGTGTTCAGAGGGTCAACCGAGTGGTTCGTTCGATCTTCTACCGCCACATTCCTTTCCATAAAAACATCCGAGAAAAAGTCAGCGCCCAACCAGCTTATGCTGACTTACACAACCGGTTCAAAAACGTTCGCACACGCCAACACAAGGAATTTGAAAACAAATACAAAAAGTATATGGATGCCAACGGGAATCTACCCAAAGAACTCTATGAAAATTTAACTTTTTACGAAGTTTAATCCTTGCCAACTTCCATAGATGCAACACGATTGCATCTATGGAATCCGCTCAAACAATCGACATAACCATCATTGGTGGCAGCTTTTCTGGACTCTCCGCTGCCCTTTCCCTTGTTCGTTCTCTTAGGAACATCATTGTAATTGATTCCGAAAGACCTTGTAACAAAACCACACCCGCTTCGCATAACTTTATCACTCACGATGGAGAATCTCCGAGCCAAATTCGCTCTAAAGCTCTAACGGACTTAAAAGAATATCCAAACTTTAAACTTCAGTTAGGTGAAGTAACCGAAATTCAAAAACAAAAATCAGGATATTTAGTAAAAGGAAATGGATTTACAGAAATCCTAACCACTAAAATTATTTTTGCCACAGGACTAAAGGATATCTTACCTGAGATTCCTGGGTTTGTTGAATCTTGGGGAAAATCTGTCATCCATTGCCCCTATTGTCACGGATATGAATATGTGGGAAATAAAACAGGACTATGGATGAATGAATCAGGTATATTCGAACATTCTAAATTCTTAAAACACTGGTCTAAAGAACTGACTGTTTACACAAACGGCCCAATCCAATTTCCAAAAGAAGAACAAATTCAATTAGAAAAAGAAGGGATTTCGATTGTTACGGAAGTGGTGAAAACCCTGGTTCATAAAGAAGGCCAAATTTCTGCCATCCGATTGGACTCCGGAAAAGAAATTCCCATAGAGGCACTCTACACAAGGTTACCTATGGTACAACATTCAAAGTTACCAGAAGAACTTGGATGCAAACTCCTTCCGAGTGGTCATATAGAGGTTTCTAATTTGTATGAAACGAATGTTTCCGGTGTTTATGCAGTAGGAGATATGGCTTCGATGTTTCGATCGGTGGCACATGCAGTCCACTCTGGAAACATCGCAGGTGCTATGCTCAACCGATCGATAATTTTGTCTTAATTAAACTTCTTCTACAAAATAGGGTCTTGTGTATTCCCTGACAATTTCCACCACAAAACGACCCCAGGATTTGGGGTCTTCTTGAGAGATATTGACCTGTTTGATTTTTGGAAAATAGGCAGCGGGTTTAAAAACAGAATGGGTTAACTCCAAGGCTCTGAGGTAGTTGTCCAATCGTTTTACTTTTACAAAATTGATGATTTCGTTTTGGATTTTTTCTTTGGGGAGGTATCCCACAATGATCATCCGCGGGAATAGGTTTTTTTTCAGTAGGCCGATGAAGTCTTCAAAACTATCCACTCGGTCGATAAACCCTTCGTAGGCACCACCACCCAAGTTCATGATCTGGGTTACGATATCCATAGAAAAGGAAACCCCTTCCATGGTAGACATATCAGAGATGATGACAAGCCCCTCGTCCGGTTGGAAGACCTTAAACATATCCACGCCCTTAAAATGGCGGCGGAGGAGTTTGGCAGCCGAAACATCGATTTCCTGTGCCTTGGCAAGGAGAACCTTCCCCTGAGGGTCGAGAATAGGGTCTCGCGTGATGAGATACCGTTTTTTCACGGCATTTTGGTTCATGACTCGAAAGGCCTTTACTTTTTCCTCGATTTCATCCAAGGTTGAGTATCCAATCTTAAGTACATTTTCCCGTTTGCGTTTCCCGATGTCTGTTTCTTCCATGAAAGCTTGGTGCCTAAATCTTTGTATTGCTTATCCTATGGCAATTCTACCAATGTATAGCATATTTTTGTCTAAGGAATAGAATGAGGTTTAATTTTTCCCTATTTCCCCTACTCTTACTTGTCATCAGCTGTTCTTCGGTGGATTTTATCCCAGAACCTGATTATAGGCCAAATGATTCCCGTTATAAGGTCAAATCCTGGGAAGATGTTGAAATTCTCCGTGAACGTCCCAAACGTCTCTTTAAAATTGTAGGAGAGGTGATCATTCGCAATACGGAAGACCTCACTTGGGATGATTATGAGCCGCGTGTGAAAAAGGATATGTTCCAACGCAATATTGATGGAGTTTGGATGACAGAAAAAAACCAAACTCATATCGATTCGGTTACGGTGGAAACGATGGACCAAAAAGGTCGTTCCACCAATTCCTACTTACAAAAATCGACCCTCCCTAGTTGGAAGGGATATGCCTATAGGTACAAATAGAATTTTATGCCGAGAATCTTTGACTCAGAAATCTATGTAGCTCCGAATGATGAATGGATCTTTCGTGAGAACAAAATCGATAAAGAAGAGATTTTACAATACTTCCGAAACAATCTCCATGGAAATCCTAAGGGAGTTTATATTGAGAACAAATTCGGAGAACTCTCCGAACATGGATACGTAAAAATTGATGGATGCCCCTGCCATGTATTACATGTGGAACCAACCAATCATGAATTAGTATTTCATACGGATGATGGAAGGAGTTATCCTTTTGGTGAATTTGAAATTTATGAAACGAGTGATGGTGGGCTAATAGGCCTTCGTTCCGCAGAAGAAAAAATAAAATACAGGTTCACTTGGAATGCTGCAAAAGAACTTTCGGATCATTTAGAAGAAGAAGGTGAATCCACCTATTTGGAATGGAACGGAGTGAAAATGGAAGTGCCTAAGTATTTGGGAGAGATTGTTGTCCCTCTCCCAACAGATTTTTCTTAATTAGAAGGAGCTTCTTCGTCAGATTTTAATTCTCTCCAAAGATCATTTGCTTCTGAAAAGTCTTTCTTCAAAGTCAGTGCTTTATGAAGGTATTGTAAGGATCTTTCTGGACGATTCCATAACTTATATAATGTTGCTAGATTAAAATAAGAAATATGAGGGGCGTCGTTACGTTCACAACGAATGGATTTTTTTAGCCAATACACGGCTTCTTTATCATTGCCCATACGTAATAATAAAACACCAATTTCATTACATGGATTTCCATACTCATGGTTTAGGCTCACCGCTTTGTAATAGGAAGCAAGGGCATCTGACCATTGGCCGAGGGC is part of the Leptospira congkakensis genome and encodes:
- a CDS encoding NAD(P)/FAD-dependent oxidoreductase; translated protein: MESAQTIDITIIGGSFSGLSAALSLVRSLRNIIVIDSERPCNKTTPASHNFITHDGESPSQIRSKALTDLKEYPNFKLQLGEVTEIQKQKSGYLVKGNGFTEILTTKIIFATGLKDILPEIPGFVESWGKSVIHCPYCHGYEYVGNKTGLWMNESGIFEHSKFLKHWSKELTVYTNGPIQFPKEEQIQLEKEGISIVTEVVKTLVHKEGQISAIRLDSGKEIPIEALYTRLPMVQHSKLPEELGCKLLPSGHIEVSNLYETNVSGVYAVGDMASMFRSVAHAVHSGNIAGAMLNRSIILS
- a CDS encoding tetratricopeptide repeat protein codes for the protein MSSSSFQLSLDLAKDHFKVGDLDRAEFHLRSSLELEESEEAYFYLGLVQNALGQWSDALASYYKAVSLNHEYGNPCNEIGVLLLRMGNDKEAVYWLKKSIRCERNDAPHISYFNLATLYKLWNRPERSLQYLHKALTLKKDFSEANDLWRELKSDEEAPSN
- the aroA gene encoding 3-phosphoshikimate 1-carboxyvinyltransferase — translated: MLKPQTKLSAKKEIYVPGDKSISHRSVLFSALSQGKSEIHGFLEGEDPLHTLNCFVSLGLSVESIGKGSYSVLSPGKNNLKSQASVLDFGNAGTGIRLSAGLLAGLPGVTATLTGDASLCKRPMARIMNPLREMGAEIVSVEGNDRAPLLVSGKQLKNYSYTSPIASAQIKSALVLAALASEISIEYRESELSRDHTENMIRFLGGNIEHHSPVHFSVKPPYHFEGAKFVIPGDISSAAFYIVFGLCAGGAEPLLIRNIGLNPSRVGIITVLRNMGGRIEVTAKRQECGEEIGDLLVYPSKLKRSVITEDLIPSIIDEIPILTIAGLFSEGGFQISHAEELRAKESDRILSMVSNLERLGVSVNESKDGYEFGEVKDIKPTAIETFMDHRIAMSFAILSKLSGVELTFDDTSWVDTSFPGFFEILKSF
- a CDS encoding cyclic nucleotide-binding domain-containing protein, producing the protein MPLDTSKNNQKIPVNPGEVLFIGGKASTSMNILHEGSVRVETTLGDTSIVLYSLEGANLTPGIFALLEGTPYPYTIRAKTSCVISTYVMNQPNAKKTLTSKVSVGVMAVRTLLKEIGELYKRVLSIKGLSAKFEQTMDNLGAVYYILNPSIFSDVSPGALITRDENIIDPVMRLIRNNLAGFQEHGGILPDKPSVTFLEEDHGEFFERNYSEAVEWNDAEFHFIRKILSVNPKISQALFEADPSLLQSAAESYVKTYRELFEILNKETYDLSEMLNSMFAGENSLIEKFNLTLDLFNTGYSTIPSTVLLPVTEWALKKSKSLLEEYKQIFGSPFASVGNSLDKLETKQAELTGKYSHELSAQKNKEELSAQGNGTIHAGIDTKALKVELLNSASQILNYSQVDPDSVKEFSTLMVKLKSFKNPLDPEPDNRKIRRTIAKTYWEVYKKSFTKWLQAGKQAPKAVELMLRYGYFDETLLDEGHIVELVSRLHQGGGNPSAPIHYGTDWLERIYSREAPTSVDELGQTFFEKLKMDLKDSGIKSEKDIPPDYDTGEARLGSEISSMYEPNVRLTSGNIASHFPILTKYHITIPLEKCFVSKEDVEKALQYILGVDYTAFNREVIYRNEELGIKSEFVQRSIIPDFILVPSIGPKIMMWQDLSIFRGAGSKESRGRICIPHFVTGDLKTFMLEAIAAFRWELCKNILGPDWNNVGIPSVTADYTDYVQFYKKSKDLSPELKEKISSEFKRFRTDRDKFAYDYSMWIRYEAEGVQRVNRVVRSIFYRHIPFHKNIREKVSAQPAYADLHNRFKNVRTRQHKEFENKYKKYMDANGNLPKELYENLTFYEV